One Candidatus Korarchaeum sp. genomic region harbors:
- the trpA gene encoding tryptophan synthase subunit alpha — MRRSWSTSTGGLEEKFEELERRGEGAHMAHLYYGDPSGEFSIKLAEVLVRNGADILEIGIPFSDPIADGPIFQTACERALKAGVTPDMCIEAIRRMREGGLDAPVVLTTYFNIPYVMGFRRFLEKIREACVQGLLIPDLPLEEAEPYLNLVAEKEIHLILQVAPTTSKKRLKRILTASSGFLYLISLEGVTGSDLRGGLNTFRMIRQIKAMSDIPVMVGFGISRREHAEAFVSAGADGVVVGSAYARIYSKDLRDPSKTLPEVAELAREIKLGCRTGYTRRKGKL; from the coding sequence TTGAGACGATCTTGGAGCACTTCTACGGGAGGGCTTGAGGAGAAGTTCGAGGAGCTAGAGAGGCGTGGGGAGGGTGCCCACATGGCTCACCTCTATTACGGAGACCCATCCGGGGAGTTCTCAATAAAGCTTGCCGAGGTTCTCGTGAGAAATGGTGCCGATATACTAGAGATAGGTATCCCATTCTCTGACCCGATAGCCGATGGTCCCATCTTCCAGACAGCCTGTGAGCGAGCTCTCAAGGCAGGAGTGACTCCAGATATGTGCATAGAAGCTATAAGGAGGATGAGGGAGGGGGGTCTAGATGCCCCAGTGGTCCTAACTACTTACTTCAACATCCCTTACGTCATGGGTTTCAGAAGGTTTCTAGAGAAGATCAGAGAAGCTTGTGTTCAGGGACTTCTAATACCAGATCTCCCCTTAGAGGAAGCTGAACCCTATTTGAACCTAGTTGCTGAGAAGGAGATTCATCTCATCCTCCAAGTAGCGCCCACTACGTCCAAAAAGCGTCTCAAGAGGATACTGACGGCTTCCTCGGGATTCCTCTACCTTATAAGTCTCGAGGGAGTCACGGGTTCTGATCTTAGGGGGGGATTGAATACCTTTAGGATGATCAGGCAGATAAAGGCTATGAGCGATATTCCGGTGATGGTAGGGTTCGGTATCTCGAGAAGAGAGCATGCCGAGGCTTTCGTGAGTGCTGGTGCTGATGGTGTAGTAGTTGGGAGCGCTTACGCTAGGATATACTCTAAGGACCTGCGGGATCCTTCGAAGACCTTACCGGAGGTAGCTGAGCTAGCTCGTGAGATAAAACTCGGTTGTAGAACTGGGTACACTCGAAGGAAAGGTAAACTATAA
- the trpB gene encoding tryptophan synthase subunit beta — translation MYVSEVLMHALLELEEAFERIYPSEEFQKEFQGLLRDYGGRPTPLYYARNLSRYVGFKVYLKREDLLCGGSHKLNNAIGQALLAKKMGKRRLITETAAGQHGLATAMAGNILGLRTEIFMGVKDIKRQSSNVKKMKLLGAKVKPVRAGAGVLKDAVSETLREWASCSRTTHYLIGSTVGPHPFPTIVATFQSVIGEELKLQIIEREGRFPDAIVACGSGGSNAIGIFKPFLEEKDVRLYFVEGGGDFLGAENSAAVFKLGSPGVLHGSLTMLLQDSFGQIRPSKTRAAGLNYPARGPEISYLCEIGRVKPCYALDRDVFEAVKVMCRTEGLIPALETAHAIAYLLKNPEEFDKDDLVVVNYSGRGDKDIETILEHFYGRA, via the coding sequence ATGTACGTAAGTGAAGTTCTAATGCATGCGCTTCTAGAACTTGAGGAGGCTTTTGAGAGAATTTATCCATCTGAAGAGTTTCAAAAAGAGTTCCAAGGACTTTTAAGAGATTATGGAGGTAGACCAACACCACTCTACTACGCTAGGAACCTTAGTAGGTACGTAGGGTTCAAGGTATACCTTAAGAGGGAGGATCTTCTTTGTGGTGGATCTCATAAGCTGAACAACGCAATTGGACAGGCATTACTAGCTAAGAAGATGGGGAAGAGACGCTTGATAACTGAGACGGCAGCTGGTCAGCATGGGCTAGCTACGGCAATGGCTGGGAATATTCTAGGTCTGAGGACTGAGATATTCATGGGAGTCAAAGATATCAAACGCCAGAGTTCTAATGTTAAGAAGATGAAACTTTTAGGTGCAAAAGTAAAACCTGTGAGGGCAGGGGCTGGTGTACTAAAGGACGCCGTCTCAGAAACGCTAAGAGAGTGGGCTTCCTGCTCTAGAACTACACACTATCTCATAGGATCGACAGTTGGCCCCCATCCCTTTCCAACTATAGTAGCGACTTTTCAGAGTGTGATAGGTGAGGAGCTCAAACTCCAAATAATTGAGAGAGAAGGTAGATTCCCCGACGCTATAGTAGCTTGTGGTAGTGGGGGAAGCAACGCTATAGGAATATTCAAACCCTTCTTGGAGGAGAAGGATGTGAGATTATACTTTGTCGAGGGAGGAGGAGATTTCCTGGGCGCTGAGAACAGCGCTGCTGTTTTCAAGCTCGGAAGCCCGGGTGTGCTCCATGGTAGCTTAACCATGCTCCTACAGGATAGCTTTGGACAAATCAGACCCTCTAAGACCAGGGCGGCTGGCTTGAATTACCCAGCTAGAGGTCCTGAGATCTCTTATCTTTGCGAGATTGGACGCGTGAAACCATGCTATGCTCTCGACAGAGATGTTTTCGAGGCTGTGAAGGTTATGTGTCGGACGGAAGGCCTTATACCGGCACTTGAGACAGCCCACGCCATAGCTTACCTCCTGAAAAACCCTGAGGAGTTCGATAAGGATGATTTAGTGGTAGTTAACTACTCCGGCAGGGGGGATAAGGACATTGAGACGATCTTGGAGCACTTCTACGGGAGGGCTTGA
- a CDS encoding phosphoribosylanthranilate isomerase: MRRVKVKVCGLKREEDLRTACGLGADMVGFVVEVPSSPRSLSLDEAARLIKLVPDDVISVIVVVSHDLERVSRAYNTLKPDLIQIHGPLDIKRFKEEVPEAFIVKALGVSSAKVIEEALSSYHLVNGFLADSPHPEKHGGTGLVHNWDLSKILKEAVYPKPLILAGGLNPENVERAVRYVKPYAVDVSSGIESSPGSKDPEKLRVFIRKAKGVLLEDEYPDPW; this comes from the coding sequence ATGAGGAGAGTTAAAGTGAAGGTCTGTGGGTTGAAACGTGAAGAGGATCTGAGAACAGCTTGTGGATTAGGGGCCGATATGGTAGGCTTTGTGGTCGAAGTTCCATCTTCACCAAGGAGCTTGAGCCTCGATGAGGCTGCTAGGTTAATTAAACTAGTCCCTGATGATGTGATTAGTGTGATAGTCGTTGTATCTCATGACTTAGAGCGAGTCTCGAGAGCTTATAACACGTTAAAACCTGATCTCATTCAGATACATGGCCCCTTAGATATTAAGAGGTTTAAGGAAGAAGTTCCCGAAGCTTTTATAGTCAAGGCTTTGGGTGTAAGCTCAGCTAAAGTGATTGAGGAAGCTCTTTCTTCCTACCATCTCGTCAACGGATTCCTCGCAGACTCCCCTCACCCTGAGAAGCATGGAGGGACAGGGCTAGTCCACAATTGGGATTTAAGTAAGATTCTAAAGGAAGCTGTCTATCCAAAACCTCTGATACTAGCAGGGGGTCTTAATCCCGAGAATGTCGAAAGAGCCGTGAGATACGTTAAGCCCTATGCCGTAGACGTCTCCTCTGGTATAGAATCATCCCCGGGATCGAAGGATCCTGAGAAGCTGAGGGTTTTCATCAGGAAGGCCAAGGGGGTTCTGTTGGAGGACGAGTATCCTGATCCGTGGTGA
- a CDS encoding indole-3-glycerol-phosphate synthase: MRNLRKNTADFLDILIQDALKAVSSGYYSSEVSVDDRRSLVSSIIGCEHAPVIAEIKPASPSLGRLIYSENFVRIAKAMESGGAVGISVLTEPKHFKGSLKALVDVKRAVSIPILMKDVILDRIQLEAASRLGADAVLLIYSVLTRTGCSLKDMIEFAHSNGMEVLLEVQDPEEFRAAVRSHADLVGINNRDLRTLRVDLNRTKEILGKVDPSEKIVVSESGIKSAEDIRFLRKCGAKAFLVGSAIMLAENVEGKVRELVTAL, translated from the coding sequence TTGAGGAACTTGAGGAAAAATACCGCTGATTTCCTCGACATCCTAATTCAAGATGCCCTGAAAGCAGTAAGCAGCGGTTACTATAGCTCGGAAGTAAGTGTAGATGATAGAAGAAGTCTAGTAAGCTCAATAATCGGGTGTGAACATGCACCGGTGATAGCAGAGATAAAGCCAGCTTCTCCGTCCTTAGGGAGGTTGATCTATTCTGAAAATTTCGTTAGAATAGCTAAAGCAATGGAGTCCGGTGGTGCGGTTGGCATATCTGTTCTTACAGAACCCAAGCATTTTAAGGGTTCTCTAAAAGCTTTAGTCGATGTGAAGAGAGCTGTTAGTATTCCGATCTTGATGAAGGACGTAATTCTAGATCGGATTCAATTAGAAGCAGCTTCAAGACTAGGAGCTGATGCTGTACTTTTAATATACTCTGTTCTTACTAGAACAGGCTGCTCCCTGAAAGACATGATAGAGTTTGCTCATTCTAATGGGATGGAGGTCCTGCTTGAAGTTCAAGACCCTGAGGAGTTCAGAGCAGCGGTGAGGAGTCATGCCGACTTAGTGGGTATAAACAATAGAGACTTGAGAACCCTGAGAGTTGATCTTAATAGGACTAAGGAGATCTTGGGTAAGGTTGATCCGTCGGAAAAAATCGTAGTCAGTGAAAGCGGCATCAAATCGGCTGAAGATATAAGATTTCTCAGGAAGTGCGGAGCTAAGGCTTTCCTAGTGGGCTCGGCAATAATGCTAGCTGAGAACGTGGAGGGTAAAGTCAGGGAGCTGGTGACGGCCTTATGA
- the trpD gene encoding anthranilate phosphoribosyltransferase, whose product MIREAIKKLISGQDLTQDEAYASMREVMSGEATSAQIAAFLTALRIKGETVDEIVSFATVMREFCLKITPKVRGRLIDTCGTGGDKVKTFNVSTAAAFIVAGVGIPVAKHCNRSVTSKSGSADVLEYLGLNLEAPQDVVQRAIERTGIGFLFAPSFHPAMRNASGPRREIGIRTVFNILGPLTNPAPLDAQVVGVCDAGLVEKVASALKRLGIREAMVVHGLDGLDEISNIGKTSISWLKGGEIRTFEVSPEDLGVKRCPPERLVCSNIQESAEVIFKILYGCLRAGDPRRDLVVINAAAGIIVGGESDEFTHGIELAQESIESGRAYEKLKEVLRTYEGSDIGRLEELEEKYR is encoded by the coding sequence TTGATACGTGAAGCCATTAAGAAGTTAATTAGCGGGCAGGACTTAACTCAGGATGAGGCCTATGCTTCCATGAGAGAGGTAATGTCCGGTGAAGCTACCAGTGCTCAGATAGCCGCTTTTCTCACCGCTTTAAGGATTAAAGGAGAAACTGTTGACGAAATAGTTTCATTTGCTACCGTGATGAGGGAATTCTGCCTTAAGATAACGCCTAAGGTCAGAGGCCGCCTGATAGACACCTGCGGTACTGGAGGTGACAAAGTGAAGACATTCAACGTGAGCACTGCAGCAGCTTTCATAGTTGCTGGAGTGGGTATTCCCGTGGCTAAACATTGCAATCGGTCGGTCACGAGTAAGAGCGGAAGCGCTGATGTCCTGGAATACCTAGGATTGAACTTAGAGGCTCCTCAAGATGTAGTTCAGAGAGCTATTGAACGCACAGGTATAGGGTTTCTGTTTGCACCTTCGTTTCACCCGGCAATGAGAAACGCCTCTGGCCCGAGGAGAGAAATAGGCATAAGGACTGTGTTCAACATATTAGGCCCTCTAACGAACCCAGCTCCATTGGACGCTCAAGTTGTAGGTGTATGCGATGCTGGACTGGTTGAGAAGGTAGCCAGTGCGCTCAAGAGACTGGGGATCAGGGAGGCCATGGTGGTCCATGGGCTAGATGGTCTTGATGAGATCTCGAACATCGGTAAGACATCCATATCCTGGCTTAAGGGAGGGGAGATTAGGACATTTGAAGTCAGCCCCGAGGACTTAGGGGTTAAGAGATGTCCTCCAGAGAGATTAGTTTGTTCAAATATTCAGGAAAGTGCCGAAGTTATCTTCAAAATACTTTACGGATGCTTGAGGGCAGGAGATCCGAGGAGAGATCTCGTAGTCATTAACGCCGCAGCAGGGATCATAGTGGGCGGTGAATCCGACGAGTTCACTCATGGGATCGAGTTAGCTCAGGAATCCATTGAGAGTGGACGCGCTTATGAGAAGCTTAAGGAAGTCTTAAGGACTTATGAGGGAAGTGATATCGGGAGGCTTGAGGAACTTGAGGAAAAATACCGCTGA
- a CDS encoding aminodeoxychorismate/anthranilate synthase component II, which produces MRVLVIDNYDSFVYNLVQYLGELGAEPLVYRNDIINVRKAQELKPDRIVISPGPGSPEDPRYFGSCAEILRSLSKKIPTLGVCLGHQGIVWSYGGSLVKARRIMHGKASLVEHDGKGLFRGLKNPILAARYHSLVVDKERLPSCFIVTAVSLDDGEIMGVRHLHYPIEGVQFHPESVLTEQGKMIIKNFLDGW; this is translated from the coding sequence TTGAGAGTGCTCGTCATAGATAACTACGATTCCTTCGTCTACAATTTAGTCCAGTATCTAGGAGAACTAGGAGCTGAACCATTAGTTTACAGGAATGATATAATAAACGTTAGAAAGGCCCAAGAGCTCAAACCTGATAGGATAGTGATCTCCCCCGGTCCGGGCAGTCCTGAGGATCCCAGGTACTTTGGTTCTTGTGCGGAGATCTTGAGGAGCTTGAGCAAGAAGATACCAACACTAGGAGTGTGTTTAGGTCACCAGGGCATAGTTTGGTCCTACGGGGGCAGTTTGGTAAAGGCACGTAGGATAATGCACGGAAAAGCTAGTTTAGTAGAACATGATGGGAAAGGTTTATTTAGGGGCCTAAAGAATCCGATACTGGCTGCTAGGTATCACTCGCTTGTCGTAGATAAGGAGAGGCTCCCTAGTTGCTTCATCGTCACCGCGGTGTCACTTGATGATGGTGAGATCATGGGCGTCCGCCACTTGCATTACCCAATCGAGGGGGTTCAGTTCCACCCGGAGTCAGTACTGACGGAGCAGGGGAAGATGATTATCAAGAACTTTCTCGACGGTTGGTGA
- the trpE gene encoding anthranilate synthase component I encodes MRWGIVFGSTELSFVRLYWDLRPLDLFSILQERFEYSYLLESAEGPDGLADYSFVGFEPKAVVRVKNGIAEIIYHDKHISGPSEDPLQLLPSLVGRVAESRFRFIGGAVGYISYDSVRYWEKLPKLAVDDLHFPDLEMAIYDDGFIFDHKTGDLIYYHSGESKLRDVELAVREGYSLEALGCSEPKSNLKKEEFEEIVSRSKEYIVSGDVFQVVLSRRYDLHFDGSLIPFYRKLRQLNPSPYMYFLKMGKRQIVGASPEMLVRVDGLSVETYPIAGTRPRVKEDPSRDEALELELINDPKERAEHIMLVDLARNDLGRVSEFGTVRVIELMKVYKYSHVQHMVSRVAGSIKRDCNCYDALKAVFPAGTVSGAPKVRAMEIIEELEPVRRGPYAGAVGYFSKNGNADFAIAIRTLFAQGDRAYVQVGAGVVADSVPEMEWFETEQKALAVLRALEMSSRGG; translated from the coding sequence ATGCGATGGGGGATCGTGTTTGGCTCTACTGAGCTCTCATTCGTTAGGTTGTATTGGGACCTCAGACCCCTAGATCTCTTCAGCATCTTGCAGGAGAGGTTTGAGTACTCCTATCTTCTGGAGTCCGCTGAGGGCCCTGATGGTTTGGCAGACTACTCCTTCGTCGGGTTCGAGCCCAAGGCTGTGGTGAGGGTGAAGAACGGCATCGCTGAGATAATTTACCACGATAAACATATCTCAGGACCTTCTGAAGACCCACTTCAACTCCTACCGAGTCTCGTTGGAAGAGTAGCTGAGAGCCGCTTCAGGTTCATCGGGGGAGCCGTGGGCTACATATCTTACGATAGTGTTAGGTATTGGGAGAAACTCCCTAAGTTAGCTGTTGATGACCTCCACTTTCCGGATCTTGAGATGGCTATATACGATGACGGCTTCATCTTTGACCATAAAACAGGTGACCTCATTTACTACCATTCGGGCGAGAGTAAGCTGAGGGACGTTGAGTTAGCTGTCAGAGAGGGTTATAGTCTTGAGGCATTAGGTTGTTCGGAGCCTAAATCTAATCTAAAGAAGGAGGAATTTGAAGAGATCGTATCGAGATCAAAGGAATATATAGTCTCAGGAGACGTCTTCCAAGTAGTTCTCTCAAGAAGGTACGATCTCCATTTCGATGGAAGCCTCATCCCCTTCTACAGGAAGCTGAGGCAGTTGAACCCATCCCCTTACATGTACTTCCTAAAGATGGGGAAACGACAGATAGTAGGAGCAAGCCCCGAGATGCTAGTGAGGGTAGATGGGCTTAGCGTGGAGACCTATCCCATAGCAGGAACCAGGCCCAGGGTCAAGGAAGATCCCTCCAGAGACGAAGCTCTAGAGTTAGAACTCATTAACGACCCTAAGGAGAGAGCTGAGCACATAATGCTGGTGGATCTAGCGAGGAATGACCTAGGTCGTGTCTCGGAATTCGGGACGGTTCGCGTCATAGAACTCATGAAGGTCTACAAGTACAGTCACGTTCAACACATGGTCTCTAGGGTCGCTGGTAGTATTAAGAGAGACTGCAACTGCTACGACGCTTTGAAGGCAGTTTTTCCGGCCGGGACAGTATCGGGAGCTCCTAAGGTCAGGGCTATGGAGATTATAGAGGAACTGGAGCCTGTGAGAAGAGGGCCGTACGCAGGAGCGGTTGGCTACTTCTCCAAGAACGGAAACGCTGATTTCGCGATAGCGATAAGGACCCTCTTTGCTCAGGGAGATCGAGCTTATGTTCAGGTAGGAGCTGGTGTGGTGGCGGATTCGGTACCCGAGATGGAGTGGTTTGAGACGGAGCAAAAAGCGTTAGCCGTCTTAAGGGCCCTCGAGATGTCCTCCAGAGGGGGGTGA